The Streptomyces camelliae genome window below encodes:
- a CDS encoding IclR family transcriptional regulator, whose translation MSNESDGRGPSGHTDSSHRPESPVQSVDRATAILELPGRQDEAGVTEIAAELGVHKSTASRLATALELRGLIEQTEERGKYRLGLGLIRLAGAATVRLDLSRQSRPVREQLAAQVAEAINIAILRTQPKSARTDGCAYSVGELETGLNAVAAPVFTFTGQVVAALSASGPSFRLTEQRLPEVGATVRAAAEKISSRLGHLGRP comes from the coding sequence ATGAGCAACGAGAGCGACGGCCGCGGGCCGTCCGGGCACACGGACTCCTCCCACCGGCCGGAATCCCCGGTGCAGTCGGTCGACCGCGCCACGGCCATCCTTGAGTTACCGGGCCGCCAGGACGAGGCGGGCGTCACCGAGATCGCCGCCGAGCTGGGCGTGCACAAGTCGACGGCCTCCCGGCTCGCCACCGCACTGGAACTGCGCGGACTCATCGAACAGACGGAGGAGCGCGGCAAGTACCGCCTCGGCCTCGGTCTGATCCGCCTGGCCGGCGCCGCCACCGTACGGCTGGACCTCTCCCGGCAGAGCCGCCCGGTGCGCGAGCAGCTGGCGGCACAGGTCGCCGAGGCCATCAACATCGCCATCCTGCGGACACAGCCGAAGAGCGCCCGCACCGACGGCTGCGCCTACAGCGTCGGGGAACTCGAAACGGGCCTCAACGCCGTGGCCGCGCCGGTGTTCACCTTCACCGGGCAGGTGGTGGCCGCGCTCAGCGCCTCGGGACCGTCCTTCCGGCTGACCGAACAGAGACTGCCGGAGGTCGGCGCGACGGTACGGGCCGCGGCGGAGAAGATCTCCAGCCGGCTCGGCCACCTCGGCCGCCCTTGA